One Pyrococcus furiosus DSM 3638 genomic window, GCCTTTATTACCCTTCCAATAAGCACGAAAAGTGTTCCAGTAATTATTGGAAGCTCGTTTATAACCTCTTCCTCCAGAGGTTTATCTGCTGGAATCTTTCTGAGCACATAATCCAGAATTGGTTCTATCTTAATGTTCTCGTCCTCTATTACGGCTCTAAAGAGATTCATGCTACTCCTAAATCCCTTTGTTATTGGAATATGTCTCATCTTTATTGTTTCTGAGTTCTCTGCTGTAGCATTCTCATATGCAACCTCAAAAAGATCTGCAAGCTTCCTCTCTACAATCTCCATCATCCTTTCGGCCATTGGCTTTGTTACTGCTAGTTCACATGTTTTTTCCAGTATCCTTTGGAGGTGAGGATATGGAATAACCATCTCTGCCATTTCTCCTCACCTCCCAGATATTTTTAGTAACAAAAAGTATATAAAATTTTCGATGTTCAAGGTTTCGTATTTAGGCATAATTATTAATGACTATGTATAATATCAATCTATTATTTAAGATTTGGCCAAAATAACAGCTCTCGTGTTTTTTATTTCCTAACTAACTAAAAAACTTTAAATATGTCATAAAAGCATATAAAAAGAAGAGGGGAATAAAATGGGTAAGACTGGAATCGAATACTTTGACAATTTCATTCTTAAAGATGGTTTTCCCGATGGATCACTAATTTTAGTTGCAGGAGAGCCGGGAGCTGGGAAGACTATATTTTCTGCAACATACCTATATAATGGCGCAAAGAAGTTTGGAGAAAAAGGGGTATACATTTCACTGGCAGAAACAAAGAGAGAATTCTATGAGGCAATGAAACAACTGGGAATGGATTTTGAGGAGCTTGAAAAGAAAGGACTTTTCAGATTCATTGATCTTGTAACTGTAAGTAGGGGAGCAATAGAAAAAGAAATACAATTTTTGATGAGCGAAATTTCAAGCTTCCAACCTAAAAGGGTTGTAATTGACTCCATAAGCGTCTTTGCACAAATTTTGGGACTTGAAAAGACAAGAGTGTTTCTCCACACAATGCTTGGAAGATTTATAAAAGCTTACAATGCCACAGCACTCCTAATTGCTGAAAAGCCTATGGGAAGCAAAACAATAGGGCATGGAGTGGAAGAATTCGTTGTTGATGGGGTAATAATTCTCAAGTATAAATCACTTGGAGAGATTACAAGAAGGGTAATGGAAATCCCAAAGATGAGAAGAAGAAGTGTTGAGAGAGCAGAATATGAGTATGTGATAACTAAGAATGGGATTGAGTTCCTGGAACTTCCAGATCTCGTAAGAGATAAGGGGGAATACACACTCGAAAAGATAACAACGGGAATAGAAAAGCTCGATAAAATGCTAGATGGGGGATATACAAGGGATCAAATGTTCTAATTGTCGGCATGACTGGAACTGGAAAAACTACGTTTGCCCTACACTTTGCCATAGCAAATGCACTTCAGGGAAGGAAGGTAGTTTACATAACTTTTGAAGAGCCAATTGGTCAGATAGTAAGATCAGCTAGAAATTACAACATACCTATAGATGAAGTTTTGGGGAAAGATTTAGAGATTTTCTCTTGGGTACCAGAAAGTAAAACACCAGTGCACACCTATATAAAAATTAAGGAGATAGTGGAAGAATTCCAACCTGAAGCCCTAATAATAGATAGTCTAACTGCCTTAAAACAGCACACAGACGAAAAGGAATTAGCAAAAATGCTAAGGTACCTGCAACTTCTCACCAAAGAAAGGAGATAACAACATACTTCACACTGAACGAGGAAACAAAATTTGATGTAGTTCCATTTACAAAAGCTAGCACCCTTGTTGATGTGATAATAGGACTAAGATATGAGATAGAAAACGGGAAGATAGAGAAAAGGCTTGCAATCATAAAGGCGAGAGGCTCAAATCATTCAAGAAAAATCTACAGGTATGAAATAACAAGTAAGGGGGTTGAGATTTATGAGTAATGGGAAAGATATATTGACGAAAACAATTATTTCCGCCCTTAAAGAAGTTGCTCCTGGGCTGGAAGCTGTTTTGGAGGCCCATTTAAATGCTACCCTTAATAAAGGAATTGAAGTAGCATATGAAGACCCTCAAAAATTCAAAGAAGCAGTTTCAAAGCTCTTTGGAGAGTACAGCGCAAGATTACTGGAAATGGTTATCATAAGCAAGCTTCAAAGTTATCTTGGAAAGCAGGTAGAAGTTAACTCTTTAGAGGAACTCGTGGAAGAGATAAAGAAAATTTATGGGTGAATAGCATGAATCCATTGGACATAATAATAGAATCGTCTAAGGTAGTTACTCCAACGATTTTTAACCATGAAATAGGAAGTGAATTTGAAAGCGTGCTTTATCACGTGGTAAAACGGCTGAAAAGTGAGTATAAAGGGTTCATAGTAATCTCATTTACCGACGCATATGCTTCAATACTGAAATATCTAGAGTCAATATACAAGGACGCAAGAGATGTTTTTAAAGATGCTAAGGTATTTTCTGTTCTCTCCTACTTTGAGGATGTGCTAGGCCAAGAAGTTCTTATTAAAACAAAGGATCCAGAGATCATTATTGGAAAGATTAAGTCTAACTTGGGAGTAAAAGATAACACATTATTCCTCGTTTTAGGGCTTGACATTTTTGGAGTGAAATATCCAAAAGAGCTCATAACAGTTCTCCCAGCCCTTATTAGAATTTTGGGAAGAGGAGAGAAAAACAACATACTCATAACTTTCAACTTCAAGGCATTCCCAGAAAACGTTACGGAAATAGTCAACAGCTTTGCCCTCAATCTATTTAAGTTCGGAATAGAAGTCGGAAAAAATGAGATTAAGAGAAAGCTTACCGTTATTAGGAGCATATTTCTTGAGTACAACCTAAAGTCTTGGTACTACACCGTTTATCCTGAACTTAGATTTTTGCCTGCAGTCTAATCAAAATCCCATATTGTCCTGCCCTTATAGAACAGCATAATGTATCCACAATTTTCGCAGATCACTATTTTGACATTGTGAGCCGTAAAGCCCCATTTGCTGTCTAGTTTTCCCTCCTCCACTCTAAAGCTCGTCCCTCCACAAAGCGGACACTTAAGATGCCTTTTTTCTTCCACGTAAATCACCAAATAAAATGACGCTAAAACCGTTTAAGCTTTTACTCTCAAAAGCCAATAGTTCCCCACAAACACGTTCTTAAGCCCGTTTTTCCTAGCCACCTCAACGAGCCTATTCATCTGTTCCCAGGAGGTAGTGGGAATATCGCTCATTAGATGATGTGGATGAAAGGCCAAGAGAACGTAGGGTATCTCATCGCTTATTGAAGCCAGAAATTTTGTTATCCCATTAACTTCCCTCTCATCGATGTAGTGAGGGACTACAAGAGTGCTAACAACAAGCATTGCCCCCTCTTCAATGACAACTCTTATGTTTTCTTTTATTCTTTCCACGGCCTTTTTACCGTTTATCCCCGTGAGAGCTTCGTAAACCTCTGGAGAATAAGCTTTCCAATCTATCTTCACTATCCCTCCACTCTCCTCTGAAAGCCTTGCTATTCTCCTCATAATCCTGGGATTCTCGAGTCCATTTGTTTCCCAGCAAATTCTTATCTTCTTTTTCTTCAAGATTTCTTGGGCAACTCTTATTGCATAAGGAGAGAAAGGAGCTGGGTCACCACCAAAGTAACAAATACAAGTGACCTTTGGATTTAAAACCGCTCTAACGAGCTCCTCAATACCAATTTCCCAACCTTTGATGGTTTTATGTTCAATGTTTTGGCAGAAGAGACAGTCTAGGTTGCACCCATGGAAGAAGACAGCGAGGTTATAGTGGCCTATGTTCGTTCTTTCAGGACAAACAGGTTCAGCGACGCAGTTTGTGGGATGGGGATCATAGTAGTATGTAACACCAATTTTAGGGACCAACTTTCCGTTGTCGTTCACAATAACGCCACAGTAACCTTTGTCAATAACTTCGCACTCGTTTACGCACAGCTTACATTTAACTCCTCCCCTGGGAACTTCCATAGGAAGGCCAAGTTTTTTCCTCCATTCTCTGTGGGTATTCAAAGCTATCTCTGTACGTCCCCTCCTGAGACAATTCACACAAACTCCTATAGATGCGGAAATTTCTTCACTCTCATATCCACAGATTTTGCACTTCACAAGCTAATATAGTGTGATTGAGTATTTATACGTTGCCAATTGCTCATAAAACGTCTAAATCTTCCAAATCCCAGATTAGGAAACCCCTTTCCCAGAGATTCTCTTTCTTTTGAACTTTCTTTGCAATTACTCCATAAATTTTGTCCCATCCTTCTAGCTCTAAATCATTTAAAATCCCCTTTATTTCTCTCTCCTTTAATTCCTTCCACTTGATTTCTATAAGGAGGGATTTCTTTTCCTTTTCATTCAAAGCTACGATATCAATTTCCTCTTCCTTGTGCCACCATCTTCCAATTTTAGTAAATCGGAAGGGTAAATTCCCTTTTCTGTTTAGTTCAATGAGAAATTCTCTCGAGACTTGCTCAAAGCGAAAGGAGAAGATCCTCTGGAGGATCTCTTTAACATCATCAATTGTCATAGCTCCTATCTCTATCTCCGTTCTCTTGGGGTAGACCAACGAGAACCAACTCATGAGCATTGGGTCAGAAATTATGTAAAGCCATCGTTTTTCCTTTCTTGCAACTAGAAGATCCCTCTCCACAAATCCGAGCCGTATTAGCGTTTCAATGTAGGAGTGTATTTTCCTTCCCTCTAGATCAACTTCGTTTGCCATCTCTGAAGGTTTTCTCTTTCCAGCAGCTATTGCCGAGAGGATTGAAAAGTATGTTTTTAATTCCCTAAGCTCGGAGAGAACTATGTAAGGCTCATCATAAAAATTATCCTTCAGTTCTCGGGAACTCTTCCTCAACGAATTCTTCAACAGTTTTATAACGAGATGCAAGAGCGAGATAGGCAGGAATCCCACCCAAGAGGGTATAAAACGCTAAGTTATATAGAAGCCTTCAAGTTCTCCGCGAATTTTCTAGCATTTTCTAAGTCTTTTTCGTTAGGATGCCCCTTGTTTAATCCGCCTATCTCTGCTAACCAACCGTTCGTATCCCAACCTCTGCAAGAAAATTCTCCTACTATTTCAAATCCTTTCTCCCTTAAAACTTTTCTGAGCTTCCTGTGATTGATGAAAGGTATATTTAGCCCCGCGGTTGAAAATATAAATGCCTTTTTTCCTTCTACTTTCGGAAGTTTGTTGATAAGCTCAAAGAGGGCTCTATGATGTTTCCAATAGTAAATTCCAGAACCAAAGCCTATTAAATCATATTTTAGGAGTTCTTCTGGTTTTATTTCCCAAGGTTTAACTAGTCTTGCATTTAGAACCTCTGCAATAACCTTAGCTACCTTTTCTGTGTTTTTGTGGTGGATGGAAACATAAACGATTATGCTATCCATTCTGGTTCCCCACAAAATCTTTTAGATCCCAGGCTAAAAAACCTTTTTCCCTCAACTTCTCTTTTTCTATGATGCTTTTTGCTATTATTCCATATCTCTTGTTCCAATCATGCAATCCAGTGAGTTCTGCTTTTCTTTTTAAGTCTTTTAATATTCTATAGGCCTCTTTTCTCTCAAGATTTTTCCACTTTACTTCTATAAAGAGGGCTTTCTTCTCTTCTTCCTTCAAAGCAACTAAGTCGATCTCTTCTCTCTTGTACCACCACTTACCAATCTTAGTAAACCTAAATGGGAGCTTTTTTCTTTTGTTCATTTCTATAAGAAACTGACGGGATATCTCTTCAAACACAGGGCCAAGATAGTCGTTGAATTCCCTCTTTATCTCCTCAATAACATCAAGCCCCATTTCTATCTCACTTCTCCTGGGAAAGACGAAGCGGAACCAGAAATTGAAAAAGTAGTCATTTATCCTATACAATGTTTTACCTCTTCCAACAATTGGTTTCTCCTCCCTTACGTATCCCATTTCCTCCAAAACATTGAGGTATTTTCCGAGACTTTTTGTTTCGATCCTTGCTGCGTCTGCTATCTGACCAAAACGTGAGTAGCCAAGTGCTATTGCCCTTAATATTGAGAAGTACCTTGAGACATCTCTTAGCTCTTCTTTAAGGAGATACTTAGGTTCATCATAGTATTTCGCACCTTTGGATAGGACTAGATCCTTTACATTTTCCCAGAAATCTTTCCCGGGATCATAGTCTGCCCAATACTGTGGAACCCCACCAAAAACACTGTATATTCTTATAGCTGTCTCTATATCAATTGGATGAAACTTTAGCACGTCAAAAAATGACATTTCTTCTACCTTCCAAGTTCCCGTTCTTCTTCCGTATATTGGGGATTTTCCGGAAAGAATGCCCTCCATAAAGGAAACAAGTGAACCACAGAGTATGAGCATTATCTTTGTTGAGGACAAGTATAGATCCCAGTACTTTTGAAGGGTGCTGAGGAATCCTTTCTCAGCTCTAACAAGATACTGAACTTCATCTATGACCACAACCAATCTTTTGTTACTTTTTCCAGCTAGATACGTGAAGAAAGCTTTCCAAGTTCTAATGGGATTTTCTTTCAAAAAGGGATCCTTGAAGTAGTCTGTCAATCTTAAGGAGAAATCTTCCAAGTTCGTCTCGTTCTCTTCTGCAAGGAGGTATATTCCATTAGTTTCCTCAAGAAATTTCCGTAGGAGATATGTTTTTCCAATCCTTCTTCGGCCGTAAATAACTATCAGCTCGGCCTTTCCAGAATGATAATGATCTCTTAGGAAGTTTAACTCCCTCTCCCTATTCACAAACTTACTCGTGAGTATCATACTCATGAGTATGTTTTGTTAATTAATAAGTTTTACCGTCGATTTCGAATCGCTTAGCATTATAACTTTTCACGTTCACTGTTTCCGGCAGCTTCCAAAATATCTTCCAAATCCCACACCAAGTAACCTTCCTTTCTGAGTTCCTCTTTTTTCTCCACATTTCTCGCTACGATGCCCAGATTAATTTTTCCACTAAAGTTAACTTTTTTAGCTTTCTCCTCAAGCTCTTGAAGAACTCTTAGGGCTTCCTTTTTCCTTAAATCCATCCATTTTACCTCAATAAGATTTGCTATATCCTCATCAATTGCCACGATATCTATTTCCTCTCCCCTATACCACCATCTTCCCAGGGTTTTGAACTCTATTGGGCGAAATAATGTTAGGAACTCCTTAGCAAGTTCCTCAAAGCGGATAGAATAAACCCTGTAAAGCTTGTCAAGCTTTGCTGTCCCAGAGCTTATTTCGGCCATCTGAGGATATGTTAAAGTAAGCCAAGTAAGGAGCATTGGATCCTTAATGCGGTAAAGGCTCACTTTCCTGCTTCCCAAAATCGGACTTTCTTTCTCGATAAAGCCCAATCTCATCAAAGTTTCAACATAGGGATAAATACTCCTCGCTGGTAAACCAACGAAGTTCGCGATTCTCTCAAGCCTTCTATTGCCCTCTGCTATTGCAATAAGTATCGAGAAGTATGTCCTTAGCTCTCTGAGCTCTTCACTAAGGAGAACATAGGGTTCATCGTAGAAGAACCCATAATCGCTCAGGAACTCCTCTCTTAGGAAGTCTTCAATGGTGTTGTAGCGACTTGCAAGCTTTAAGTATGAAGGAATTCCACCAACGAGCATATATGCCCTTATTCCAAATTCCCAGTCCGAAAAGAAGTTCAAGGCATCGGGATAGTTGAGGGGTTTAAGGTGCATGCTTCTTGTTCTCCTTCCATAGAGTGGTGAGGCATGGCTAAGCACCTCGTCCCACATC contains:
- a CDS encoding DUF1931 family protein; amino-acid sequence: MAEMVIPYPHLQRILEKTCELAVTKPMAERMMEIVERKLADLFEVAYENATAENSETIKMRHIPITKGFRSSMNLFRAVIEDENIKIEPILDYVLRKIPADKPLEEEVINELPIITGTLFVLIGRVIKALHPEVRNVYPEHIEEAEKVLDYTL
- a CDS encoding ATPase domain-containing protein is translated as MGKTGIEYFDNFILKDGFPDGSLILVAGEPGAGKTIFSATYLYNGAKKFGEKGVYISLAETKREFYEAMKQLGMDFEELEKKGLFRFIDLVTVSRGAIEKEIQFLMSEISSFQPKRVVIDSISVFAQILGLEKTRVFLHTMLGRFIKAYNATALLIAEKPMGSKTIGHGVEEFVVDGVIILKYKSLGEITRRVMEIPKMRRRSVERAEYEYVITKNGIEFLELPDLVRDKGEYTLEKITTGIEKLDKMLDGGYTRDQMF
- a CDS encoding RAD55 family ATPase, which produces MTGTGKTTFALHFAIANALQGRKVVYITFEEPIGQIVRSARNYNIPIDEVLGKDLEIFSWVPESKTPVHTYIKIKEIVEEFQPEALIIDSLTALKQHTDEKELAKMLRYLQLLTKERR
- a CDS encoding RAD55 family ATPase, with the translated sequence MNEETKFDVVPFTKASTLVDVIIGLRYEIENGKIEKRLAIIKARGSNHSRKIYRYEITSKGVEIYE
- a CDS encoding DUF3227 domain-containing protein, whose amino-acid sequence is MSNGKDILTKTIISALKEVAPGLEAVLEAHLNATLNKGIEVAYEDPQKFKEAVSKLFGEYSARLLEMVIISKLQSYLGKQVEVNSLEELVEEIKKIYG
- a CDS encoding radical SAM protein, which codes for MKCKICGYESEEISASIGVCVNCLRRGRTEIALNTHREWRKKLGLPMEVPRGGVKCKLCVNECEVIDKGYCGVIVNDNGKLVPKIGVTYYYDPHPTNCVAEPVCPERTNIGHYNLAVFFHGCNLDCLFCQNIEHKTIKGWEIGIEELVRAVLNPKVTCICYFGGDPAPFSPYAIRVAQEILKKKKIRICWETNGLENPRIMRRIARLSEESGGIVKIDWKAYSPEVYEALTGINGKKAVERIKENIRVVIEEGAMLVVSTLVVPHYIDEREVNGITKFLASISDEIPYVLLAFHPHHLMSDIPTTSWEQMNRLVEVARKNGLKNVFVGNYWLLRVKA
- a CDS encoding ATP-binding protein, coding for MRKSSRELKDNFYDEPYIVLSELRELKTYFSILSAIAAGKRKPSEMANEVDLEGRKIHSYIETLIRLGFVERDLLVARKEKRWLYIISDPMLMSWFSLVYPKRTEIEIGAMTIDDVKEILQRIFSFRFEQVSREFLIELNRKGNLPFRFTKIGRWWHKEEEIDIVALNEKEKKSLLIEIKWKELKEREIKGILNDLELEGWDKIYGVIAKKVQKKENLWERGFLIWDLEDLDVL
- a CDS encoding flavodoxin family protein; this encodes MDSIIVYVSIHHKNTEKVAKVIAEVLNARLVKPWEIKPEELLKYDLIGFGSGIYYWKHHRALFELINKLPKVEGKKAFIFSTAGLNIPFINHRKLRKVLREKGFEIVGEFSCRGWDTNGWLAEIGGLNKGHPNEKDLENARKFAENLKASI
- a CDS encoding ATP-binding protein; the encoded protein is MILTSKFVNRERELNFLRDHYHSGKAELIVIYGRRRIGKTYLLRKFLEETNGIYLLAEENETNLEDFSLRLTDYFKDPFLKENPIRTWKAFFTYLAGKSNKRLVVVIDEVQYLVRAEKGFLSTLQKYWDLYLSSTKIMLILCGSLVSFMEGILSGKSPIYGRRTGTWKVEEMSFFDVLKFHPIDIETAIRIYSVFGGVPQYWADYDPGKDFWENVKDLVLSKGAKYYDEPKYLLKEELRDVSRYFSILRAIALGYSRFGQIADAARIETKSLGKYLNVLEEMGYVREEKPIVGRGKTLYRINDYFFNFWFRFVFPRRSEIEMGLDVIEEIKREFNDYLGPVFEEISRQFLIEMNKRKKLPFRFTKIGKWWYKREEIDLVALKEEEKKALFIEVKWKNLERKEAYRILKDLKRKAELTGLHDWNKRYGIIAKSIIEKEKLREKGFLAWDLKDFVGNQNG
- a CDS encoding ATP-binding protein; its protein translation is MIFINREREMKILEKEWENRPSFVVLYGRRRVGKTRLLREFSKAKKTFFFVFPEAIKEIQMREFKDAMADFLGDEFIRKLKTDNWFDLLKYLAEEVDDCLIVLDEFTYAVKSDRKILSDLQRVWDIILSEKKVMLVLSAPLLGMMWDEVLSHASPLYGRRTRSMHLKPLNYPDALNFFSDWEFGIRAYMLVGGIPSYLKLASRYNTIEDFLREEFLSDYGFFYDEPYVLLSEELRELRTYFSILIAIAEGNRRLERIANFVGLPARSIYPYVETLMRLGFIEKESPILGSRKVSLYRIKDPMLLTWLTLTYPQMAEISSGTAKLDKLYRVYSIRFEELAKEFLTLFRPIEFKTLGRWWYRGEEIDIVAIDEDIANLIEVKWMDLRKKEALRVLQELEEKAKKVNFSGKINLGIVARNVEKKEELRKEGYLVWDLEDILEAAGNSEREKL